One genomic region from Nitrospinota bacterium encodes:
- a CDS encoding ABC transporter permease subunit produces MSNGQKNEGGLSREGGVLSRRLKFDRWASHAVTLGGVTIIASIMAILLVIVAEVYPLFKKLSVDPEASVDFGFQNVEKPLAISSDEYQEVGAVVFPSGARFHFLQDARPSKSIELPDLSGATITGVTSYGKTGYALGLSDGRILPLELEFSATYGDDGKRHVEPGVAPGEFLRIGKNPIRILTHTITEDGAITAAVTGPKEISLVTAQESKSLIGDSVPEKMEQSLTLPVEGEITALLADDRGEDIFAGTSAGNVIRLNRNNDGQMVVAESTAASSRSGAGISALGFLLGDRTLIVGDTAGGVSSWQVVKSQDGEKRLARIYEFQRHNTAVKAFSKSARNKSFITAGESGDVALHYGTTGVTFLTLKTGEYSAISLTPKGDGILAGSVKGINRWHVDNPHPEVTFKSLFTPLWYEGYDKPDYVWQSTGGTDDFEGKFSLTPLIYGTLKGTFYAMVFAAPLALLAALYTSQFMRPSMRGIVKPTVEIMAALPSVVLGFIAGLWLAPVMEKVAPGIFMMPVVVPAFVLATFLAWRKLAPEKARHKLASGMEIWLLIPAVFVAGFVAIWLGMGFESVALAGDYRQWLVSAMGITFDQRNSLVVGFAMGFAVIPIIFTIAEDSLSNVPRHLTAGSLALGATPWQTALRVVLPAASPGIFSAMMIGFGRAVGETMIVLMATGNTPVMDMSLFNGFRALSANIAVELPEAPEQGTLYRTLFLAALLLFIMTFLVNTAAELIRLKLRKKYSEI; encoded by the coding sequence ATGAGCAACGGCCAAAAAAACGAGGGCGGGCTGTCCAGGGAAGGCGGCGTCCTTTCCAGACGGCTAAAGTTCGACCGCTGGGCCAGCCACGCCGTCACCCTTGGCGGAGTTACGATAATCGCCTCGATCATGGCCATTTTGCTGGTTATCGTGGCGGAGGTTTACCCGTTATTCAAAAAGCTTTCGGTTGACCCGGAGGCGTCGGTGGATTTCGGCTTTCAAAACGTGGAAAAACCACTGGCCATAAGCTCCGATGAATACCAGGAAGTTGGAGCGGTGGTTTTCCCTTCAGGGGCGCGGTTCCATTTCCTGCAGGACGCAAGGCCCTCGAAGTCCATTGAACTGCCGGACTTGAGTGGCGCCACCATTACCGGCGTAACCTCTTACGGCAAAACCGGGTATGCGCTGGGGCTTTCAGACGGACGCATCTTGCCGCTGGAGCTGGAGTTTAGCGCCACCTATGGCGACGATGGGAAACGCCATGTGGAGCCTGGCGTGGCCCCTGGAGAGTTTTTGCGAATCGGCAAAAACCCCATCCGGATCCTTACCCACACGATCACCGAAGATGGCGCCATTACCGCGGCTGTAACAGGCCCAAAGGAAATTTCACTGGTCACGGCTCAAGAATCCAAAAGCCTGATTGGTGACTCCGTACCGGAGAAGATGGAGCAGTCCCTAACGTTGCCAGTTGAGGGGGAAATAACCGCCCTGCTGGCCGACGACCGGGGAGAAGACATTTTCGCCGGCACATCGGCTGGCAACGTAATACGGCTGAACAGAAACAATGACGGCCAGATGGTGGTGGCCGAATCCACCGCCGCCTCGTCCCGCTCCGGCGCGGGCATAAGCGCGCTTGGATTCTTGCTGGGCGACCGCACACTGATAGTGGGCGACACCGCCGGGGGGGTAAGCTCCTGGCAGGTGGTTAAAAGCCAGGATGGTGAAAAACGGCTGGCCAGGATTTACGAGTTCCAGCGGCATAATACAGCCGTTAAAGCCTTCTCCAAGTCCGCTCGAAACAAGAGTTTCATCACCGCCGGCGAATCCGGCGACGTGGCCCTGCATTACGGCACCACCGGTGTTACTTTCCTGACGCTCAAAACTGGCGAGTATTCAGCCATATCACTTACTCCCAAGGGGGACGGGATCTTGGCGGGAAGCGTAAAGGGCATAAACCGGTGGCATGTGGACAATCCCCATCCCGAAGTCACATTCAAAAGCCTTTTCACTCCATTGTGGTACGAAGGTTACGACAAGCCGGATTATGTCTGGCAATCCACCGGCGGCACCGACGATTTCGAGGGTAAATTCTCCCTTACGCCCCTTATCTACGGAACACTCAAGGGGACGTTTTACGCCATGGTGTTCGCCGCGCCGCTGGCTCTGCTGGCGGCCCTTTACACCTCCCAGTTCATGCGCCCGTCCATGCGTGGCATTGTGAAACCCACGGTGGAGATTATGGCGGCGCTCCCGTCGGTGGTGCTGGGTTTTATCGCCGGCCTTTGGCTGGCGCCGGTCATGGAGAAAGTGGCCCCCGGCATTTTCATGATGCCGGTGGTGGTTCCGGCTTTTGTGCTGGCCACCTTCCTGGCATGGCGGAAATTGGCTCCTGAAAAAGCCAGGCACAAGCTTGCCAGCGGGATGGAGATATGGTTGTTGATCCCGGCGGTATTCGTGGCGGGGTTCGTCGCCATATGGCTTGGAATGGGGTTTGAATCCGTGGCGCTGGCTGGCGATTACCGGCAATGGCTGGTGTCGGCCATGGGAATCACCTTCGACCAGCGCAACTCGCTTGTGGTGGGTTTCGCCATGGGTTTTGCGGTAATTCCTATAATCTTCACCATCGCGGAGGATTCGTTGTCCAACGTGCCCCGGCATCTTACGGCAGGCTCGCTGGCGCTGGGCGCCACGCCCTGGCAGACGGCCCTGCGGGTGGTGCTTCCAGCGGCCAGTCCGGGCATTTTCTCGGCGATGATGATAGGTTTCGGAAGAGCCGTGGGCGAAACGATGATAGTGCTAATGGCCACTGGCAACACCCCAGTGATGGACATGAGCCTGTTCAACGGGTTCCGCGCCCTTTCGGCGAACATCGCCGTGGAGCTTCCCGAGGCCCCTGAACAGGGAACGCTTTACCGCACCCTGTTCCTGGCGGCGCTGTTGCTGTTCATAATGACCTTCCTGGTGAACACCGCCGCCGAGCTTATACGGCTGAAACTCAGAAAGAAGTATAGCGAGATATGA
- the pstA gene encoding phosphate ABC transporter permease PstA encodes MSNNTLKGGDPFIWITGSALAFSLLMVVGLILLIVINGMGFFWPKKIERFSLSDGRAVMGQVWERENIPGHEGEFRIKVKQGNRDLYGSDFLWINESDITKRETPENAALVERLEWGDLIGEIKEVLDGDRKLALGGPEGLKLLSGEVDKAATLSSRIYSLERKDVGALNLSQERIRLKLRGLELNGVKEGPEVGDLMAEIDAIQQSYSKLMDEVAALRAKQTTHVIFVAADGQEKDMPISQIVRVTAPNSLGFFGKIGYYVSKFRDFIFDNPRESNTEGGVFPAIFGTVMLVMIMSVMVTPLGVLAAFYLREYARQGTFVSIVRIAVNNLAGVPSIVFGVFGVGFFIYFLGGSIDKMFFSEALPTPTFGTGGILWASMTLALLTMPVVIVATEEGLASIPKGIREASLALGATKFETTWRVVLPAVAPSIMTGLILAMARAAGEVAPLMITGVVKLAPSLPIDGVWPFAHLERKFMHLGFHIYDVGFQSPNVDAARPMVYTTTLLLLVIVLLLNLGAITARNRLRKKFSTSAV; translated from the coding sequence ATGAGCAATAACACTTTAAAAGGCGGCGACCCTTTTATCTGGATAACCGGCTCGGCGCTGGCGTTTTCGCTATTGATGGTTGTGGGGCTTATCCTGCTTATCGTGATAAACGGCATGGGCTTTTTCTGGCCCAAAAAGATAGAGCGGTTCTCGCTATCCGACGGGCGGGCCGTAATGGGCCAGGTGTGGGAGCGGGAGAACATTCCCGGACACGAGGGCGAATTCAGGATAAAGGTGAAACAGGGAAACCGGGATTTATACGGCTCCGATTTCCTCTGGATCAACGAGAGCGACATTACCAAGCGGGAGACCCCGGAAAACGCCGCGCTGGTGGAGCGGCTGGAATGGGGCGACCTTATAGGTGAGATAAAAGAAGTCCTCGATGGCGACAGGAAGCTCGCCTTGGGCGGCCCAGAGGGGCTAAAACTGCTGTCCGGCGAGGTGGACAAGGCCGCCACGCTTTCCAGCCGCATATATTCCCTGGAGCGCAAAGACGTGGGCGCCTTAAACCTTTCGCAGGAAAGGATAAGGCTGAAGCTCCGCGGGCTGGAATTGAATGGGGTCAAGGAAGGTCCGGAGGTTGGCGATTTAATGGCGGAAATAGACGCCATCCAACAAAGCTACTCCAAGCTGATGGATGAGGTGGCGGCGCTGAGGGCTAAGCAGACAACCCATGTGATTTTTGTCGCCGCCGACGGGCAGGAAAAAGATATGCCCATCTCCCAGATAGTACGGGTGACGGCCCCCAACAGCCTGGGATTTTTCGGCAAGATCGGCTATTACGTCTCAAAATTCCGGGATTTCATATTCGACAATCCCAGGGAATCCAACACCGAAGGTGGCGTGTTCCCCGCCATATTCGGCACTGTGATGCTTGTGATGATAATGAGCGTCATGGTTACACCGCTTGGGGTGCTGGCGGCATTTTACCTGCGCGAATACGCCAGGCAGGGCACTTTCGTGAGCATCGTGCGCATAGCGGTGAACAACCTGGCCGGAGTTCCATCCATAGTGTTCGGCGTGTTCGGCGTGGGTTTTTTCATATATTTCCTGGGCGGCTCCATAGATAAAATGTTTTTCTCCGAAGCCCTGCCCACCCCAACCTTCGGCACGGGGGGTATTTTGTGGGCTTCCATGACGCTGGCCCTGCTTACCATGCCGGTGGTGATAGTGGCCACCGAAGAGGGGCTGGCCTCCATCCCCAAAGGGATAAGGGAGGCGTCTTTGGCGCTGGGCGCCACCAAGTTTGAGACAACCTGGAGGGTCGTGCTTCCGGCGGTGGCCCCTTCCATAATGACGGGCCTTATCCTGGCCATGGCCCGGGCGGCGGGTGAAGTGGCGCCTCTTATGATAACAGGCGTGGTGAAGCTGGCCCCATCCCTGCCCATAGACGGGGTGTGGCCCTTCGCCCATCTGGAGCGCAAGTTCATGCACCTTGGGTTCCACATTTACGACGTGGGTTTCCAGTCGCCCAACGTGGACGCGGCAAGGCCCATGGTGTACACTACCACCCTGTTATTGCTGGTTATCGTATTGTTGCTAAACCTTGGGGCCATAACGGCGCGCAACAGGCTCAGGAAGAAATTTTCCACCTCCGCGGTATAG
- a CDS encoding phosphate ABC transporter ATP-binding protein: MEQSQNPYSFTDASAVAESEPVMEVRNLQLSYGAKVALKNINMSFLKNRVTALIGPSGCGKSTLLRCLNRMNDLVDNVKTDGEVLLNGRNIYDPSVKVSELRKHVGMVFQKSNPFPKSIYENIAYGPRIHGTKNKVDLDGIVERSLKSAALWEEVSDRLHESALSMSGGQQQRLCIARALAVEPEILLMDEPCSALDPIATSKIEDLMGDLKERYTIIIVTHNMQQAARVSEFTGFMLLGDLVEVGVTGDIFTNPLDKRTQDYITGRFG; this comes from the coding sequence ATGGAACAAAGCCAGAACCCGTATTCTTTCACAGACGCCAGCGCTGTGGCTGAAAGCGAGCCGGTGATGGAGGTCCGCAACCTCCAGCTAAGTTACGGCGCCAAAGTGGCGCTGAAAAATATCAACATGTCGTTCCTCAAAAACCGGGTCACGGCGCTTATCGGCCCATCCGGTTGCGGCAAATCCACCCTCCTGCGTTGTCTCAACCGGATGAATGACCTGGTGGACAACGTGAAGACCGACGGCGAGGTTTTGCTGAACGGGCGGAACATTTACGACCCGTCCGTGAAGGTGTCGGAGTTAAGGAAGCACGTGGGGATGGTGTTCCAGAAGTCCAACCCCTTCCCCAAGTCCATTTATGAGAACATAGCTTATGGGCCGCGCATACACGGAACAAAGAACAAGGTGGACCTGGACGGCATAGTGGAGCGGAGCCTGAAGTCGGCGGCGTTGTGGGAAGAAGTAAGCGACAGGCTTCACGAAAGCGCCCTCAGCATGTCCGGCGGGCAACAGCAGAGGCTTTGCATAGCCAGGGCCCTGGCGGTGGAGCCGGAGATATTGCTGATGGACGAGCCCTGCTCGGCGCTGGATCCCATCGCCACCTCGAAGATAGAAGACCTTATGGGCGACCTAAAGGAAAGGTACACCATAATAATCGTGACGCACAACATGCAACAGGCCGCCCGGGTGTCGGAGTTCACAGGTTTCATGTTGTTGGGCGACCTGGTTGAAGTGGGTGTGACGGGAGATATCTTCACCAACCCCCTGGACAAGCGGACGCAGGATTACATTACGGGCCGGTTCGGTTAA
- the phoU gene encoding phosphate signaling complex protein PhoU produces the protein MPKHLMKEIERVKDMLRVLSVKVEESVHKAVNSIERRDAEMGKRIIEHDIDIDHMEVDVEEECLKILALHQPVANDLRFIVAVLKINNELERIADLSVNIAERAIFLSTKAKLDVPFDFPSMADKAQAMLEKSLEALFNLDSHMAREVIIMDDEVDAINRQMYDKVKDGIRKHPEGLDQLIHFLSVSRHLERIADHASNIAEDVIYMIDGEIVRHRAEDFQKNP, from the coding sequence ATGCCGAAACACTTGATGAAAGAGATAGAGCGCGTGAAGGACATGCTCCGCGTGCTCAGCGTGAAGGTGGAAGAGAGCGTCCACAAGGCCGTCAACTCCATCGAGCGGCGCGACGCGGAGATGGGCAAGAGGATCATAGAGCACGACATAGACATAGACCACATGGAGGTGGACGTGGAGGAGGAGTGCCTGAAGATCCTGGCGCTCCACCAGCCCGTGGCCAACGACCTGCGCTTCATCGTGGCCGTGCTCAAGATAAACAACGAGCTGGAGCGGATAGCCGACCTCTCAGTGAACATCGCCGAGCGGGCCATATTCCTCTCCACCAAAGCGAAGCTGGACGTGCCTTTCGATTTCCCCTCCATGGCGGACAAAGCCCAGGCCATGCTGGAGAAAAGCCTCGAGGCCCTGTTCAACCTGGACTCGCACATGGCCCGGGAAGTGATAATCATGGATGACGAGGTGGACGCCATCAACCGGCAGATGTACGACAAGGTTAAAGACGGCATCCGCAAACATCCGGAAGGGCTGGACCAGCTCATCCATTTCCTGTCCGTATCGCGCCACCTGGAAAGGATAGCCGACCACGCCAGCAACATCGCCGAGGATGTAATTTACATGATAGACGGTGAAATAGTGCGCCACCGTGCGGAGGATTTCCAGAAGAACCCGTAA
- a CDS encoding AtpZ/AtpI family protein gives MPEDNDGKSKFEAYKKFYLLGTVGMQLAVSILIGLGIGLALDRWLGTKPWFMLLFLIFGVAAGFLNVYRTAMKEGSD, from the coding sequence ATGCCGGAAGATAACGACGGCAAGTCGAAATTCGAGGCGTATAAAAAATTTTATCTGCTTGGCACGGTGGGGATGCAACTTGCGGTCTCCATCCTGATCGGGCTTGGCATTGGGTTAGCTTTGGACCGGTGGCTTGGAACCAAGCCATGGTTCATGCTTTTGTTCCTGATCTTCGGCGTGGCCGCCGGTTTCCTTAACGTTTACCGCACGGCCATGAAAGAAGGCTCAGACTGA
- a CDS encoding ATP synthase subunit I, giving the protein MEKDAERFRNLSVAVYAAMLAVAALLWNFAVIFSLAFGGMVALLNLAYLWKLIGAALKGGGPADAARVKAVISFYLRFFALGGVILALNEIGWINFPALIAGLSSTVGGAMALALLNVMKALKGNYERAY; this is encoded by the coding sequence ATGGAAAAAGACGCGGAGCGGTTCCGTAACCTTAGCGTGGCGGTTTACGCCGCAATGCTGGCGGTGGCGGCGCTCTTGTGGAATTTCGCGGTCATCTTCTCGCTGGCTTTCGGCGGGATGGTGGCCCTTTTGAACCTGGCGTATCTGTGGAAGCTTATCGGCGCGGCGCTCAAAGGCGGCGGTCCCGCCGATGCGGCCCGGGTGAAAGCGGTTATTTCCTTCTATTTAAGATTTTTCGCCCTTGGCGGGGTGATTTTGGCGCTTAATGAGATTGGATGGATAAACTTCCCCGCGCTGATAGCGGGGCTGTCCTCCACCGTTGGCGGCGCCATGGCGCTGGCATTGTTAAACGTGATGAAGGCTTTAAAGGGAAATTATGAAAGAGCCTATTAA
- the atpB gene encoding F0F1 ATP synthase subunit A, whose translation MKEPINYIVIPGFEHYPHITYTWVIMLGFVLMAIFVRGAVKMAPSGFQNVMETIVYELSQFVESILGHEGVKYFPLIGALAFFIFCSNFIGLFPGCVSPTANINTNIAMALTVFLLYQYVGFSHHGIGYVKHFMGPVWWMVPLMVPIELISHLARPVTLAVRLFGNIRGEELVILVLGFLIPLFLPMPMIAFAVFTSVLQTLVFILLSMVYIAGALEEAH comes from the coding sequence ATGAAAGAGCCTATTAATTACATAGTGATCCCCGGGTTTGAACACTACCCGCACATCACTTACACTTGGGTCATCATGCTCGGGTTCGTGTTGATGGCCATTTTCGTCCGCGGCGCGGTCAAGATGGCCCCCTCCGGGTTCCAGAACGTGATGGAGACCATCGTTTACGAGTTGAGCCAGTTTGTGGAGTCCATCCTCGGCCATGAAGGGGTGAAATACTTCCCCCTTATCGGCGCGCTGGCTTTCTTCATATTCTGCTCCAACTTCATAGGGCTGTTCCCCGGGTGCGTGTCGCCCACGGCCAACATAAACACCAACATCGCCATGGCGCTCACGGTGTTCCTGCTTTATCAATATGTGGGTTTCTCCCATCATGGCATAGGCTACGTGAAACATTTCATGGGCCCGGTGTGGTGGATGGTTCCGCTGATGGTCCCCATAGAGTTGATCTCCCATCTGGCCCGGCCGGTAACCCTGGCCGTGCGGCTTTTCGGGAACATCCGCGGGGAGGAGCTTGTGATACTGGTGCTGGGCTTCCTTATACCCCTGTTTTTGCCCATGCCCATGATAGCCTTCGCGGTTTTCACCAGCGTCCTGCAAACCCTGGTGTTCATACTGCTTTCGATGGTTTATATAGCAGGAGCGCTAGAGGAGGCGCACTGA
- the atpE gene encoding ATP synthase F0 subunit C has translation MAQHEPAPAAAGEAGAEVSKEGRYAGFFSYIALGAVVGLGLAAGGGGIGMGNAVSGAVNAMARNPGFYGRIFTNMLIGLALIESLVIYTLVIVLLLLYANPFI, from the coding sequence ATGGCCCAGCATGAGCCTGCCCCCGCGGCGGCCGGTGAAGCTGGCGCAGAGGTGTCGAAAGAAGGCAGATACGCCGGATTTTTCAGCTACATCGCCTTGGGCGCGGTGGTGGGCCTTGGCCTTGCGGCCGGCGGCGGCGGCATAGGCATGGGCAACGCCGTTTCCGGCGCTGTGAACGCCATGGCCAGGAACCCCGGTTTCTATGGCAGGATTTTCACCAACATGCTTATCGGCCTTGCGCTGATCGAGTCGCTGGTTATTTACACACTGGTTATCGTTCTTCTGCTCCTGTACGCGAATCCGTTCATCTAG
- a CDS encoding NAD(P)H-dependent oxidoreductase subunit E, protein MSQPAATTVIPDEEEDLSYVDEVLAKYKNARGAIIPVLQKVQVHYGYLPRKAMLMICDATRMTLAQLAGVATFYAQFRLTPRGKYMLKICCGTACHVKGSLKLVEKALEKLDITPGETTVDKLFTVEKVACIGACSLAPVITVNNEAVGYLDADMFTGIMNDLKDGKRTAPA, encoded by the coding sequence ATGAGCCAACCGGCGGCAACCACCGTTATCCCCGATGAGGAGGAAGACCTGTCGTACGTCGATGAGGTCCTGGCCAAATACAAAAACGCCCGGGGCGCCATAATCCCCGTCCTGCAGAAAGTGCAGGTGCATTATGGCTATCTGCCCCGCAAGGCGATGCTCATGATCTGCGACGCTACGCGGATGACGCTGGCGCAACTGGCAGGCGTGGCCACCTTTTACGCCCAGTTCCGGCTTACTCCCCGGGGCAAATACATGCTCAAGATATGCTGTGGCACGGCCTGCCACGTGAAAGGCTCCCTGAAACTTGTGGAGAAGGCGCTGGAAAAGCTGGACATCACCCCAGGCGAAACCACGGTGGACAAGCTTTTCACCGTGGAAAAGGTTGCGTGCATCGGGGCATGCTCGCTGGCCCCGGTGATAACCGTCAACAACGAGGCGGTGGGTTACCTGGACGCGGACATGTTCACCGGCATTATGAACGACCTTAAGGACGGTAAAAGAACGGCTCCGGCCTAA
- the ffh gene encoding signal recognition particle protein — MMLEGLTERLDGVVKRLRGLNKLTEENVAEAMREVRMALLEADVNISVVKEFIAGVRKEALGAQTMPGLTPGQHLVKIVHDKIVELLGGQQAPLAFAERGITKILVTGLQGSGKTTTTAKLARHIAKMGYRPMVASADIYRPAAIEQLKILARELEIPYFDSNPSMAPVDIVKRSMEFAAKENANVLLIDTAGRLHIDDDMMAELEAVKNLVSPTEILFVADSMTGQDAVTVAKAFNERIGMSGVVLTKLDGDTRGGAALSIKKVTGAPIKFVGVGEKTDQFEPFHPERLAGRILGMGDVMSLIERVQENIDQKQAEQQAAKMLSASFTLTDFLDQIRMVKKMGPLEQLLKMLPGVGGAMKDMNLDPRELTKVEAIICSMTRKERETPHIINMSRKLRIALGSGMEVTDVNRLLKNFDKSKKMMKTLSRFKGKKSMANPFAGLGM; from the coding sequence CTGATGCTTGAAGGATTGACCGAGCGGCTTGACGGGGTCGTAAAGCGGCTTCGCGGGCTTAATAAGCTCACGGAAGAGAACGTGGCCGAGGCCATGCGCGAGGTTCGCATGGCTCTGCTGGAGGCGGACGTGAACATCTCCGTGGTCAAGGAATTCATCGCCGGCGTGCGCAAAGAGGCGCTGGGGGCGCAGACCATGCCGGGCCTTACGCCTGGCCAGCATCTCGTGAAAATAGTCCACGACAAGATTGTGGAGCTTTTGGGCGGCCAACAGGCCCCGCTGGCTTTTGCGGAACGGGGGATCACCAAAATCCTCGTCACCGGCCTGCAAGGCTCCGGTAAAACCACCACCACCGCCAAGCTGGCGCGGCATATCGCAAAAATGGGTTACCGGCCCATGGTGGCCTCGGCGGACATTTACCGCCCCGCCGCCATCGAGCAGTTGAAAATCCTGGCCCGCGAGCTTGAGATACCCTATTTCGACTCCAACCCATCCATGGCGCCTGTGGACATCGTCAAGCGCTCCATGGAATTCGCCGCCAAAGAAAACGCCAACGTTTTGCTGATAGACACCGCGGGCCGTCTGCATATAGACGACGACATGATGGCGGAGCTGGAAGCTGTGAAAAACCTGGTGAGCCCCACCGAGATACTCTTCGTGGCCGACTCCATGACAGGTCAGGACGCGGTTACCGTGGCCAAGGCGTTCAACGAGCGTATCGGCATGTCCGGCGTGGTGCTTACCAAGCTGGACGGCGACACCCGGGGCGGCGCGGCCCTTTCGATAAAAAAAGTTACCGGCGCGCCCATAAAGTTTGTGGGCGTCGGCGAGAAAACGGACCAGTTCGAGCCGTTCCATCCCGAGAGGCTTGCGGGCCGCATCCTGGGCATGGGCGACGTGATGAGCCTTATAGAAAGGGTCCAGGAGAACATAGACCAGAAACAGGCGGAACAGCAGGCGGCCAAGATGCTTTCGGCCTCGTTCACGCTTACCGACTTCCTTGATCAGATCAGGATGGTCAAGAAAATGGGGCCATTGGAGCAGTTGCTCAAGATGCTACCAGGCGTTGGCGGAGCCATGAAGGATATGAACCTGGATCCCAGGGAGCTTACGAAGGTGGAAGCCATCATCTGCTCTATGACCAGGAAGGAACGGGAGACTCCCCACATAATCAACATGTCGCGCAAGCTTCGCATAGCTCTGGGCTCCGGCATGGAAGTGACGGACGTAAACCGCCTTTTGAAAAATTTCGACAAATCGAAGAAAATGATGAAAACCTTAAGCCGGTTCAAGGGGAAGAAGTCCATGGCTAACCCTTTCGCCGGGCTTGGCATGTGA
- the rpsP gene encoding 30S ribosomal protein S16 has protein sequence MAVVLRLRRMGAKKRPVYRIVATDSRCPRDGKYLETVGLFDPAKAENQVTLDKDRVNYWLKVGAEVSDTVGDILKKEGVR, from the coding sequence ATGGCTGTTGTCTTGAGACTTCGGCGCATGGGCGCCAAGAAAAGGCCGGTTTACCGGATAGTCGCCACCGATTCGCGTTGCCCCAGGGACGGAAAGTATCTGGAGACCGTGGGTTTGTTCGATCCGGCCAAGGCCGAAAACCAGGTTACGCTGGACAAAGACCGCGTAAATTACTGGCTGAAAGTTGGCGCGGAAGTGTCTGACACCGTGGGCGACATCCTGAAAAAGGAAGGCGTTCGCTAG
- a CDS encoding KH domain-containing protein — MKTLIEHMAQALVDHPEQVSVVETDEEDITSVELRVAPDDLGKVIGRRGRTAAAMRAILSASAAKHNRKAVLEIVE, encoded by the coding sequence ATTAAAACACTTATCGAACACATGGCCCAGGCGCTGGTGGACCATCCCGAACAGGTTTCGGTGGTGGAGACGGACGAAGAGGACATCACCTCGGTGGAATTGCGGGTGGCGCCGGATGACCTTGGAAAGGTTATCGGGCGGCGGGGAAGAACCGCGGCCGCCATGAGGGCCATCCTCTCCGCTTCGGCGGCCAAGCACAACAGAAAGGCCGTGCTGGAAATCGTAGAATAA
- the rimM gene encoding 16S rRNA processing protein RimM yields the protein MAHIKDPKGKTEGGAVGPSPAKGIMVAVGRFIKPHGVQGELKLIPFFEEVIRGLVGEPIEASTEDGSSPPLRFTIKSIRGAGVSLIVKLSGLDSPESAGALKNTLMRVERSRMPDLDDGYYYFEEIIGLPVFDVAGNSIGKLVSFFPAGERDVWVIKPPKGEDILLPCIPETIVSVDVKNGKIIVKPMETVE from the coding sequence TTGGCTCATATCAAAGACCCCAAGGGCAAAACGGAGGGGGGCGCTGTTGGACCTTCCCCCGCCAAGGGCATTATGGTGGCCGTGGGAAGGTTTATCAAACCCCACGGCGTCCAGGGGGAACTAAAACTCATCCCGTTTTTCGAAGAGGTGATCCGCGGCCTCGTGGGTGAACCAATAGAGGCTTCCACCGAAGACGGATCCTCCCCTCCCCTGCGTTTCACCATCAAATCCATCCGTGGCGCGGGCGTTTCGCTTATCGTAAAACTTTCCGGGCTGGACTCGCCAGAGTCAGCCGGGGCCTTAAAAAACACTCTCATGCGCGTTGAGCGGAGCAGGATGCCGGACCTGGATGATGGCTATTATTATTTCGAGGAAATCATAGGGCTCCCGGTTTTCGATGTGGCCGGGAACAGCATCGGCAAACTGGTATCTTTTTTCCCCGCCGGAGAAAGGGACGTTTGGGTAATAAAACCGCCCAAAGGAGAAGATATATTATTGCCCTGCATACCGGAAACCATCGTGAGCGTGGATGTGAAAAACGGGAAGATAATCGTGAAACCCATGGAAACGGTGGAGTAA